CACCCGCCGTTGCCTTGGGCAAACCAGCGCCCAATCACGCCTGAATCTCTGTGTTGAAGGACAAGACAATGAACCCACAAGACACCGCCAAAGCCCCGATCATCACCAGCATGCAAGTGGTGCCGGTGGCCGGTCATGACGGCATGTTGCTCAATCTGAGCGGCGCCCACGGCCCGTTTTTCACCCGCAATATCGTGATTCTCAAGGACAACGCCGGGCACACCGGGGTCGGCGAAGTGCCGGGGGGCGAGCGCATTCGCCAGACGCTGGAAGATGCACGTTCGCTGGTGGTCGGCAGTCCGATCGGCACGTATCAGAAGATCCTCAATCAGGTGCGCCAGACCTTTGCTGACCGTGATGCTGGCGGTCGCGGTTTGCAGACGTTTGACCTGCGCATCACCATTCATGCGGTCACGGGCCTGGAAGCCGCCCTCCTCGACTTGCTCGGCCAGCATCTGGACGTGCCGGTTGCGGCCCTGCTCGGTGAAGGCCAGCAACGTGACGAAGTGAAGATGCTCGGTTACCTGTTTTATGTCGGTGACCGCAATGAAACCGACCTGCCCTATCGCAGCGAACCGGAGGCCGACAATGACTGGTTCCGCGTGCGCCATGACAAAGCCATGACCGCCGATGCCGTGGTGCGCCTGGCCGAGGCCGCGCACGCCCGTTACGGCTTCAAGGACTTCAAACTCAAGGGTGGCGTGCTCAGCGGCGACGCGGAAATCGAAGCCGTCACCGCGCTGGCCGAACGCTTTCCCGATGCGCGCATTACCCTCGACCCGAATGGTGCGTGGTCACTCAAGGAAGCCATTCGACTGTGCCGCGACCAGCATCACGTACTCGCTTATGCCGAAGACCCGTGCGGGGCGGAAAACGGGTATTCGGGTCGAGAAGTCATGGCTGAGTTCCGCCGTGCCACAGGCCTGAAAACCGCGACCAACATGATCGCCACCGACTGGCGGGAAATGGGCCACGCCATCCAGTTGCAATCGGTGGATATTCCGCTGGCCGACCCGCATTTCTGGACGATGCAGGGTTCGGTTCGCGTGGCGCAGATGTGCCACGAATGGGGCCTGACCTGGGGTTCGCACTCCAATAATCACTTCGACATTTCCCTGGCCATGTTCACCCATGTCGCCGCGGCTGCGCCGGGTGAAATCACGGCCATCGACACCCACTGGATCTGGCAGGACGGTCAGCGCCTGACCAAGGCTGCGCTGCAAATCGTCGGGGGGTGCGTGCAGGTGCCGAAGAAGCCCGGGTTAGGGGTTGAGCTGGATCTGGATCAACTGGCCAAGGCTCATGAGTTGTACAAAGGCATGGGACTGGGCGCCCGGGATGACAGCGTGGCGATGCAATTTCTGATTCCGGGGTGGAAGTTCGATAACAAGCGGCCGTGCCTGGTGCGCTAAACCCTCGCAGCACCAAGAATCCCCTGTGGGAGCGAGCCTGCTCGCGATGAGGCCATAACATTCAACCTCATCGTTGACTGTTACACCGCCATCGCGAGCAGGCTCACGCCTCCAGGGGAAATGGTATTCGTCAGTGTGTCCTGGCCGCTTGCAGCAGCCACTCCTTGAACATCGTCATCGCCGACGTTTCAGGACGCGACTGCAAGCGGGTCAGCCAATAGCAGCCGGTGGTGATACCGATGTCGAACGGTTGCTCGATCGCCCCCGCCGCCAGTTGCCGGGCGAACATCAGCGGCGGCGCCAAGGCAATGCCGGCGCCTTGTAGCGCCGCCTCCATCATGGCCAGCGAGGAGTCGAAGACGATGCTCCTAGGCGCCGGCGTATTGGCCGGTAACCCGGCGGCCAGAAACCACTCGGGCCACTCGTCCGTGCGATAGGAACGCAACAGCGTCTGCTTGAGCAAGTCCGCAGGTTCTTGCAACTGCCCGGCTATTTCCGGGACGCAGAGCACCGACAACGGCGCCTCGATCAGCTTTGACGCCTCGATCCCGTGCCATGCGCCGGCGCCAAACCGGATGGCGTAATCCAGGCCCTCGGCAGCCACATCCACCCGATTGTTGTTAGTCGACAGGCGCAAATCTATGAATGGATGTTTCGACTGGAAGTCCGCCAGTCGCGGCAACAGCCAACCCACCGCAAAGGTCCCCACGGCACCCACGGTCAACACTTCACGAAAATGCCCGCCCTCGAAACGTTCAAGGGTTTCGGCAATCCGGTCAAAGGACTCGCGCAACACCGGCAGCAAGGTTTCGCCTTCACTGGTCAGCATCAGGCCGCGGGGCAAGCGTTTGAACAGCGTTACGTTAAGCTGGGCTTCAAGGCTTTTGACTTGATGGCTGACCGCCGCCGGCGTGACGAACAAATCCACCGCTGCCCGAGTAAAGCTCAAATGGCGTGCGGAAGCCTCGAAGGCACGCAATGCGTTCAGCGGCAGATGAGGACGAATCATGCCCACTCCCAAATTTTTCTAATGGCTAACCCGAAATATCGTCGTTTGTCGATTCTCGCCCGACTGCCTAGATTTGGCGCGCCCATCAGCCATCCGGTGTTGGATCCGGACGGAGTGTAGCGGTTAAAGTAATGGCAACTCATGGAGAGTGATTCCAATCATGTTCAAATTTCAACTGCCAAGACTGGCGTCCCTCAGCGCTTTCGCCCTGTTCCTCGGCGCAAGTCACTGTATGGCCGCAACAAAATCCGACGATCAGCTCGACGCCCTGGTGAAAGCCGCCATCGGGCCGGTCATGCAACAACAGAATATCCCTGGCGTCGCGGTCGCGATCACCTTAAAGGGTCAGCAGCATTACTTTAATTACGGCATGGCGTCGAAAGAGGACGGTAAACCCGTCAGCAAAGACACGCTGTTCGAAATCGGCTCCGTGAGTAAAACCTTTGCCACCACGTTGACGGCTTACGCCCAGGCGAGCGGCAAACTGTCTTTGTCTGACCGGGCCAGCCAGGTGTGGCCTGATCTGCGCGGCAGTGCATTCGACACCATCAGCGTGTTGCAACTCGCCACTTACACCGCTGGCGGGTTGCCGCTGCAGTTTCCTGACGAGGCCGATCATCCAGACAAAATGCTCGCCTACTTCAAACAGTGGAAGCCCGTTTATGCCGCAGGCACCCACCGCCAGTATTCGAACCCCAGCCTTGGGCTGTCCGGTTATCTGGCGGCCAAAAGCATGGGCCAGCCGTTCGATGAGCTGATGGAAAAAAACCTGCTGCCCAAACTCGGCCTCAAGCACACCTATCTCAAGGTGCCGCAGGATCAGATGGGGCTTTACGCCCAGGGTTACGGCAAGGATGGCAAACCGGTGCGGGTGAGCCCGGGAGCGCTGGATTCGGAGGCGTATGGGGTGAAAACCAGCGCGGCGGATTTGCTTCGTTATGTTGAAGCGAACCTGAAACCGGCGACGCTGGAGAAGCCATTGCAACAAGCGATCGCCCTCACTCACAGCGGTTACTACACCGTGGGCGAGATGAGGCAGGGCTTGGGCTGGGAGCACTACCACTATCCGGCCAGCCTCGAAACGTTACTGAGTGGCAACTCGACGGAGATGGCGATGGAGGCGCACAAAGTCCAGTGGCTGAACCCGCCACAACCTGCACAAGACGCGGCATGGTTCAACAAGACCGGGTCGACGGGTGGTTTCGGCGCGTATGTCGCGTTCGTGCCTTCGGAAGACATCGGTATCGTGATTCTGGCGAACAAGAATTACCCGAACGCCGAGCGAATCAAGATCGCTCACAACATAGTGAGTGCCCTTACCGAGTAATCCTCGCCGCTTATCTGTGGCGAGGGAGCTTGCTCCCGTTGGGTGGCGCAGCCACCCCAAAACTATTCAGCACGGTTTATCAGATACACCGAGGTAAATGGCCTTGGGCCGCTTCGCAGCCCAACGGGAGCAAGCTCCCTCGCCACAGGGGTCAATGCTGGCAATAAAAATGGGCGACCTCTTTGGGGTCGCCCATTGTCGTTATTACGTCGGCTCAATGCCGAGTCGGCGCTGGAGCGTCAGGCGCATCGTTCCTCGGATCAAGATTGTCCCGAGCCTGAGCCACCAACAACTCTGCAATCCCCGCCAACTGCTGAATCGCCCCCAGCATCACCCTGTTCGAGCCATCCAGCTTGACGGCAAAATTCACAAGCACCGCATTCAGCGACGCAAGGGTTTCGCTGGCCTGATGCAAGAGAGTGAGGGTGTCGACGCCCGGGGCAACAGACAAGATCTGGTTGATCGGGACGGAACGTCTGGGCTTGCGCACTCGAATGCGGGTGTCGTGCTCGGTCGTGTCGCCCGCCCGGACAAGCTTCAGGTGAGTGGCATCGGTTGGGCGTTGCGGATCATTTTTGCCGAACTTCTTCATAGACGAGGCTCCTTTCTGGCCATTGGTTATTTCGTCCCTGGATCCCTCAGTGTTGCGGACTCCCACGTCCGACCGCGATGGTTGCGGTGGCTGACGAAGGCTAACGGCGCGCTCTGACAGAAACCAGTTCATGAAGTCCGACAGGACTTGCAGGAAATTTCCGAGACCAATGAAATCAGGCCCCCAGCGGTACACGCGGTTTTTATAGCCGCTGTGGAGGATCGATTTGAACCCGATTGTCGACCAATGCAAAACCTGTGGTGCTGCACAATGGCCCCCTCGTTAAAGATTACATACCCCACCCAAACCAAGTAGCATCGCCCTCTTTTTTCTCACCCCACCACCACGCATCAGCCCTCCATACCGCTTATCTGCGACAGGACTATGCTGAATCAGAGCATTAAGGGCTGACCCATGAAAGTACTGTTGGTCGATGATCACGCTGTGGTGCGCATGGCAATCGGGATGATTCTGGCCCGTGAGGGCCATGAGATTGTCGGTGAGTGCGACAACGGTGTAGACGCCCTCAGCAAGGCATTCGAGCTGAAGCCGGATGCCATTGTGCTGGACCTCGACATCCCGCGACTCGACGGCATGGCAGTCATTGACCGGCTGCGCATCGGCGGCAGCCAGGCCCATGTGCTGGTGCACACCGGGCTGAAAAGCCAGGCCTACGCGGCGCAGTGCCTGCGGGCCGGCGCATCGGGCTTTTTGTCGAAAATCGATGATCCGGCAGAAATCGTCGCCGCGCTCAAAGCCGTGGCCAGCGGCAAGACGTGGTTTCCGGTCAGCACGTTCGATTCGGTGCGCAAAAGCGATTTCGCCCACAACGATGCGCAGCTCCTGAGCGCCGTTACCCGCCGTGAACTCAAAGTGCTGCACGGTCTGGCACTGGGCAAGAGCAACAAGGAAATCGCCGACGACATGCTGCTCAGCAACAAGACGGTCAGCACCTATAAAACCCGCCTGATGGAAAAGCTCAACGTCTCGACGCTGCTGGAGCTGATCGAATTTGCCAAACGCAATGATCTGGTCTGACTCATGACCGCGATCCGCCGAGTGCTGCTGGGCGTGCTGATGCTCCTGTCCTATAGCGCGTGCGCAGAACCGCTTTCATTGCTCAGCCGCGCCGCGGACAGCAGCGTCGCGCTCACACTCACGGCCGCGCAACGCCAGTGGCTCCATCAAAATGCCGTGCTGCGGGTTGGCGTGTATCTGCCCGACCGGCCGCCGCTGGATATCACCGCCAATCAAAAGGATTACGAAGGCCTCTCCGCCGATTACCTCGACGTGCTGGCCCGTGGGCTCGGTGTACGTTTGCAGGTTAATCGCTATGCCAGCCAGGAACAGGCGCTGGCCGCGCTGCAACAGGGCGAAGTCGATCTGGTGCCGCGAATCAATCACCTCGAAGCCGTCCGTGCCGATCTGCTGCTGAGTGCACCTTACGCCTACGACCAGGCGGTGTTGATCAGCAAGTTCGGTACGCACTGGCCCGCAGACCACCCCCCGGCCGGCACTACCGTATTGTTCGATCCCGACTGGATTCAGCGGGAACGGGTTGCCTCATTGTTCCCGCAGTTGCAGGTCGAGTCGGTGCACTCGACCGATGAAGGTTTGGGCCGGGTTGCCTATGGCGAAGGAATGGTGCTGCTCACCGACGCCATTTCCGCGCAGTACCTGGTGGAGCGCAGCTATCAGCAAAGCCTTAAGCAGACGATCCAGCGCGACTCCGAAGGCCTGGGCTTCAGCTTTGCGGTACAGCGCGGGAACACGCCGTTGCGCACGCTGCTCAACAGTGCCCTGGCGAACATTTCCCCCCAGGAACGCGGCGTGATTGCCCGGCGCTGGGGCATCGGCGCCAATCCAAGGCTGGGTTACAGCCGTCTGCAATTGACGCCGGTGGAACAGCAATGGATCAAGGATCACCCGCAGATCGATGTGCTGGCCAACGACTTGTATTCGCCCTTCAGCTTTTTCGACGCGGAAGGTCGACTCCGCGGCATGGCGGCGGACTTGCTCGAACTGATCAATGACCGAACGGGGCTGGTGTTCCGTCCGAGCAAAATCACCTCCGTCGATGCCATGACCAGCCGGGCACAACGGGACCCGGTCAGCATCATTGCCGCGCTGACCTACAGTGAACGCCGCGAACCCGGCCTGATGTTCTCCCGCCCCTACGTGATCAACCCCTTTGTGCTGGTGACACGCACGCAACCCGAGCATTCGGGCCTGACGGGCATGAAAGGCCGGCCAGTCGCGCTCGTCAAAGGCTCGGCCGCCGCCAACTGGCTGGAACGCGAGTGGCCGGACATTCAACAGGTCGCAGTGGACGCGCCCATCGAGACGTATGAATTGCTCGCTGAAGGCCGGGTCGAGGGCGTCATCCAGCCGCAACTGGGCGCGACGTACCTGATCGACCGTTTTTTCCGTGGCCGACTGCAAATCGACTCGGTGATCGGCTCCCAACCCGCGCTGATCGGCTTTGCCACCGGGCATCAGAATACCGAACTGGTCTCGATCCTCAACAAGGCCCTGCTCGATATCCGTCCCGAGAAGTTCAGCGACCTGGCCAACCGCTGGCAGAACCCGCAGGAGAGTCAGGGCGGCTGGAGCGCTTACAAAAGCTGGTTCTATAAAGCGGTGCTGGGGCTACTGGTGGTAGTGCTGGCGATCCTGGCATGGAACCGCGGCTTGCGCCGGCAAATCGCCGAACGTCAGAAAGCGCAAAAAGCCCTGAATGACCAACTGGAGTTCATGAAAGTGCTGGTGGACGGCACGCCGCATCCGATTTACGTGCGCGACCGCCAAGGCTTGCTGCTGACCTGCAACCGCGCCTACCTGCAAGTGATGGAAATCGAACTGGAGCAGGTGCAGGGCAAAGGCCTGATCGAAGCAAACATTCTTGCCCCCGACGACGCCTGGAGCTACAAGCGCATTCATCGCGCGACGCTCGACAGCGGCGAGCCGTCCTTCGACAACTTCACCATGACCGTCAACGGCAAGACGTATCACATTTACCACTGGGCACTGCCCTACCGCGATTCCGACGGCACCATGACCGGGGTGATCGGCGGCTGGATCGACCTTACCGAGCAGCAGCATTTGCAGCACGCACTGCATCAGGCGAAGGACCTGGCAGAAGCAGCCAACCGGGGCAAGAGTCACTTCCTCGCGGTGATGAGCCATGAGATCCGCACGCCGATGAGCGCCTTGATCGGCGTGCTCGAACTGATGCGCGACCATCGCTCCGACGCGCAGCTGATCGACATCGCACAAAAGTCCGCGAGCGGCATGATGGAGCTGATCGGCGAAATTCTTGATCTGTCGAAAATCGAATCCGGCAAGTTCGAGCTGCGCAGCGGCACCTGCCATCCCGAGCGATTGGTCAGCACGGTGATTCAGAGTTTCGCCAGCCTTGCGCAGCAGAAAAACGTCGCGCTGGAATTCATCAACCAAGGGCTCGATACCGCAGTGGAGCTTGACTCGCTGCGGTTCCGCCAGATTGCATCCAACCTGATCAGCAACGCGATCAAATTCACTCCGCAAGGTTCGGTGATGGTGCAGCTGTTGATTGAACCGCAAGGCGACCTCGCCCACGTGCGCCTGAGTGTTCAAGACACCGGTGTCGGCATGGATGATAAACAGCGCGAGCGGCTGTTCCAGCCCTATACCCAGTTCGCATCCAGCGACAGCGAGTTGCAGATCGGTACGGGGCTGGGCCTGGCGATCTGTCAGCAGTTGACGCAGTTGATGGGCGGGCGACTGAGCTGCGTCAGCGCGCCGGGACAAGGCTCGTGTTTTACCCTGGAACTCGACGCGGACCTGGCGCCTGACGACGCCCCGGCGCCTTTGGACAGCACTGAACACCTGGCACCGCTGCCAGCGCGCGATATCCTGATCGTCGAAGATCACGAGTTCAACCGCGTGGTGCTGCAACGTCAACTGGAGTCGCTGGGCATGCGCGTGACGTGCGCCGAGAACGGGCTCGAGGGATTGCGGGTGTGGGACCGGGAAATCTTCGACTACGTGATCACCGACTGCAACATGCCACAAATGAGCGGCGACCAGATGACCCGCCAACTCAGGTCGGTCGAGGCCCGGGAAGGACGAACTGCAACCCATGTGGTCGGACTGACGGCCAATGCTCAGCCTCAGGAAATCCAGCGCTGCCTGGATGCCGGCATGAACGACTGCCTGTTCAAACCCGTCACCCGCTCGGCGTTTGAGCGCTATCTTCGCCAGGTCGAACAAGTGCAACAGGCGGCGGCCCCCTGCTTCGATATCTCGAAGGTCAGCGATATTACGGCGGGTGATGCGGCCATGACTCGGCAGTTGCTGGCCACGGTGCTGCGCACTAATCAGGAAGACTTCGACGCCATGCAGGCGCTGTATGCCGCTGGCGATTACAGCGCCATGGGGCGGCGCAGTCACAAGATCCTCGGCAGCGCGCGGATCATCCACGCGGCGCCGCTGATCAGCGCTTGCGAGGAACTGGAGCAGGCGTGTGGCCAGTCGATTCCGCTAGACGCCTTGAGTCGCCTGCATCAGGCCTTTGCCAAGCAGATGCAACGCCTGCAAAACAGCCTTCAAGAGCACCTCAACGGTCGACTTTTGTAGGACGCGTCCTACAAAAAGATAGGAAGCGGCTGCGTTATCCGCCTCGCCCACACCCGGAGAATCCGCGCTCATTTCCATGCAGTCGGCGGATCGTTATGTTTACTTTTGGTGTACCGTTTTCTCGTGTCTCCCTGTCCGGGGCATTGTTGATGCTGGGCTGCGCGCCTGCCGGCGCCTTTGCTGCCAGCTGCGACTCGCTCAACTGCCTGACAACGCCTCAGGCCAATGTAGCGGTGAACGATGGCTCGACGATTTACGTCGGTACGGGCGGCACTCTGACCGATAGCACCGTGAGCAATGGGTTCATCCAACTTCTGGACGGCGGGCGCGCGAACGGCACCACAGTCGATGGCAGTGGAAGGCTGAGTGTCTATGACTCTGCGGCGGCATTCAGCACCGTCGTTGAAAACGGCACCATGGTCGTCGTCGGTTCAGCCACAGCCCTGCGCACCATCGTCAACGACGGCAACCTGGAGGTGGCGCAGAACGCGGTGGTCAGTGATACCCAGCTCAAAGGCGGCACTATGTGGGTGTATACCGATGCCACCG
This region of Pseudomonas mandelii genomic DNA includes:
- the gudD gene encoding glucarate dehydratase gives rise to the protein MNPQDTAKAPIITSMQVVPVAGHDGMLLNLSGAHGPFFTRNIVILKDNAGHTGVGEVPGGERIRQTLEDARSLVVGSPIGTYQKILNQVRQTFADRDAGGRGLQTFDLRITIHAVTGLEAALLDLLGQHLDVPVAALLGEGQQRDEVKMLGYLFYVGDRNETDLPYRSEPEADNDWFRVRHDKAMTADAVVRLAEAAHARYGFKDFKLKGGVLSGDAEIEAVTALAERFPDARITLDPNGAWSLKEAIRLCRDQHHVLAYAEDPCGAENGYSGREVMAEFRRATGLKTATNMIATDWREMGHAIQLQSVDIPLADPHFWTMQGSVRVAQMCHEWGLTWGSHSNNHFDISLAMFTHVAAAAPGEITAIDTHWIWQDGQRLTKAALQIVGGCVQVPKKPGLGVELDLDQLAKAHELYKGMGLGARDDSVAMQFLIPGWKFDNKRPCLVR
- a CDS encoding LysR family transcriptional regulator is translated as MIRPHLPLNALRAFEASARHLSFTRAAVDLFVTPAAVSHQVKSLEAQLNVTLFKRLPRGLMLTSEGETLLPVLRESFDRIAETLERFEGGHFREVLTVGAVGTFAVGWLLPRLADFQSKHPFIDLRLSTNNNRVDVAAEGLDYAIRFGAGAWHGIEASKLIEAPLSVLCVPEIAGQLQEPADLLKQTLLRSYRTDEWPEWFLAAGLPANTPAPRSIVFDSSLAMMEAALQGAGIALAPPLMFARQLAAGAIEQPFDIGITTGCYWLTRLQSRPETSAMTMFKEWLLQAARTH
- the ampC gene encoding class C beta-lactamase, translating into MFKFQLPRLASLSAFALFLGASHCMAATKSDDQLDALVKAAIGPVMQQQNIPGVAVAITLKGQQHYFNYGMASKEDGKPVSKDTLFEIGSVSKTFATTLTAYAQASGKLSLSDRASQVWPDLRGSAFDTISVLQLATYTAGGLPLQFPDEADHPDKMLAYFKQWKPVYAAGTHRQYSNPSLGLSGYLAAKSMGQPFDELMEKNLLPKLGLKHTYLKVPQDQMGLYAQGYGKDGKPVRVSPGALDSEAYGVKTSAADLLRYVEANLKPATLEKPLQQAIALTHSGYYTVGEMRQGLGWEHYHYPASLETLLSGNSTEMAMEAHKVQWLNPPQPAQDAAWFNKTGSTGGFGAYVAFVPSEDIGIVILANKNYPNAERIKIAHNIVSALTE
- a CDS encoding DUF6124 family protein, coding for MKKFGKNDPQRPTDATHLKLVRAGDTTEHDTRIRVRKPRRSVPINQILSVAPGVDTLTLLHQASETLASLNAVLVNFAVKLDGSNRVMLGAIQQLAGIAELLVAQARDNLDPRNDAPDAPAPTRH
- a CDS encoding response regulator transcription factor, with amino-acid sequence MKVLLVDDHAVVRMAIGMILAREGHEIVGECDNGVDALSKAFELKPDAIVLDLDIPRLDGMAVIDRLRIGGSQAHVLVHTGLKSQAYAAQCLRAGASGFLSKIDDPAEIVAALKAVASGKTWFPVSTFDSVRKSDFAHNDAQLLSAVTRRELKVLHGLALGKSNKEIADDMLLSNKTVSTYKTRLMEKLNVSTLLELIEFAKRNDLV
- a CDS encoding ATP-binding protein, translating into MTAIRRVLLGVLMLLSYSACAEPLSLLSRAADSSVALTLTAAQRQWLHQNAVLRVGVYLPDRPPLDITANQKDYEGLSADYLDVLARGLGVRLQVNRYASQEQALAALQQGEVDLVPRINHLEAVRADLLLSAPYAYDQAVLISKFGTHWPADHPPAGTTVLFDPDWIQRERVASLFPQLQVESVHSTDEGLGRVAYGEGMVLLTDAISAQYLVERSYQQSLKQTIQRDSEGLGFSFAVQRGNTPLRTLLNSALANISPQERGVIARRWGIGANPRLGYSRLQLTPVEQQWIKDHPQIDVLANDLYSPFSFFDAEGRLRGMAADLLELINDRTGLVFRPSKITSVDAMTSRAQRDPVSIIAALTYSERREPGLMFSRPYVINPFVLVTRTQPEHSGLTGMKGRPVALVKGSAAANWLEREWPDIQQVAVDAPIETYELLAEGRVEGVIQPQLGATYLIDRFFRGRLQIDSVIGSQPALIGFATGHQNTELVSILNKALLDIRPEKFSDLANRWQNPQESQGGWSAYKSWFYKAVLGLLVVVLAILAWNRGLRRQIAERQKAQKALNDQLEFMKVLVDGTPHPIYVRDRQGLLLTCNRAYLQVMEIELEQVQGKGLIEANILAPDDAWSYKRIHRATLDSGEPSFDNFTMTVNGKTYHIYHWALPYRDSDGTMTGVIGGWIDLTEQQHLQHALHQAKDLAEAANRGKSHFLAVMSHEIRTPMSALIGVLELMRDHRSDAQLIDIAQKSASGMMELIGEILDLSKIESGKFELRSGTCHPERLVSTVIQSFASLAQQKNVALEFINQGLDTAVELDSLRFRQIASNLISNAIKFTPQGSVMVQLLIEPQGDLAHVRLSVQDTGVGMDDKQRERLFQPYTQFASSDSELQIGTGLGLAICQQLTQLMGGRLSCVSAPGQGSCFTLELDADLAPDDAPAPLDSTEHLAPLPARDILIVEDHEFNRVVLQRQLESLGMRVTCAENGLEGLRVWDREIFDYVITDCNMPQMSGDQMTRQLRSVEAREGRTATHVVGLTANAQPQEIQRCLDAGMNDCLFKPVTRSAFERYLRQVEQVQQAAAPCFDISKVSDITAGDAAMTRQLLATVLRTNQEDFDAMQALYAAGDYSAMGRRSHKILGSARIIHAAPLISACEELEQACGQSIPLDALSRLHQAFAKQMQRLQNSLQEHLNGRLL